The segment ACGTACCTCCTGGCGGGAGCGCTGTACCTGTCATTCCCCGAGAGCGTGCTGGTCGACTGGGGCGGACCCTGGTTCTGGTTGTTCGCCGGCGTCATCCTCATCGGCGGCGTCGTCGAGAACCTCCGCAACATCGCGCTGTCGACCACCGTCACGCTGCTGATCCCCGCCGACCGACGCGACCGCGCCAACGGCCTGGTCGGAGCGGTTCACGGCATCGCCTTCATGGTCACGAGCGTGTTCTCCGGCCTGTCCGTCGGGCTCCTCGGGATGGGGTGGACCGTGGTGATCGCGGTCGCCGCAACCGCGGTGGCACTGACTCACCTTCTCTTCGTCCCGATCCCCGAACGCGGCGTGGTGCACGTCGAGGGGGTGGTGCCGCAGAGGGGCTTCCGCGGCGTCATCCCCGCGGTCATCGTGGTTCCAGGTCTCCTCGCCCTCATCCTGTTCACCACCTTCAACAACCTGGTCGGCGGCGTCTTCATGGCGCTCATGGATCCCTACGGCCTGGAACTGTTCTCTGTCGAGGTGTGGGGAGTCATCCTCGGCATCACCAGCTTCGGCTTCATCATCGGCGGAGGCATCGTGGCCAAGTTCGGTCTGGGCAAGAACCCGGTGCGAACGCTCCTCCTCATCAACGTCGCCATCGCGATCCTCGGGATGACCTTCGCGATCCGCGAGTGGTGGTGGCTGTATGCGCTCGGACTGCTGATCTTCATGTGCCTCATGCCGATCGCCGAGGCGTCGGAGCAGACGATCATCCAACGGGTCGTGCCCTTCGAGACGCAGGGGCGCGTGTTCGGCTTCGCCGCCAGTGTCGAGTCGGCCGCCGCTCCGGTATCGGCCTTCATCGTCGGACCACTCGCTCAGTTCTGGCTGATCCCCTACATGAACTCCGAGGCGGGGCAGTCCTCGCTCGGCTGGCTCCTCGGGCCGGGCGAGGCACGCGGCATCGCCCTGGTCTTCGTCGCGGCGAGCGCGATTCTGCTGGTCGTCGTGCTGCTGGCGTTCGCCTCGGCGCCGTACCGGCGGTTGTCGCGGGCGTACGCCACGGCGCCGCCCTCGCTCTCGACCGGGCCGGACGGAGAGGCGGAGACGGAATCATCCGGGGCGGTCGGCGAAGCCGGCGAAGACCTGCGCTCGGCGGTGCGCTGAACCGCGGCATCCGTTCACCGATGAAAGGAATCCCATGAGCACCACGACTTCCGCGCTTCCGCCCGTCGTCACCGAGGACGAGTGGCGCAGCGAGCTCGCTGCGCTGCGCGTGCGCGAGAAGGCCGCCACCCGTGAGCTCGACGCGATCGCCGCGCAACGGCGGAGACTTCCGATGGTGAAGCTTCCCGACTATGTGCTCGACGGACCCGCCGGAGCGGTGCGACTCGTCGACATCTTCGCGGGCAGGTCGCAGTTGATCACCTACCACCACATGTGGGACCCCGGAGCCGAATGGCAGTGCGGCGGGTGCACATCGTTCACCTCGCAGTTCACCCGTCTCGGCTTCCTCGATCATTACGACGCGCAGTTCGTCGTCGTCACCCAGGGCGCGATCGATGAGGCCCTGGCCTACCGCGAGAAGGTCGGCAATCGGATGGACTGGTATTCGACCGCGAACAGTCCGTTCGGCGCCGACATGGATGCCCCAGCCGGGGGCGGGTTCGCCGTGAACGTGTTCCTGCGTGACGGCGACACCGTCTACCGCACGTGGCATACGAACGGACGAGGCACCGAGCAGCTCAGCCACACTTTCGCCCTCGTCGACCTGCTGCCGTGGGGGCGTCAGGAGGAATGGCAGGACTCCCCCGAAGGATGGCCGCAGGAGCCGACCTACTCACGCTGGGTCGACCCCGGCGAGATCGCCGCGCGGTACGGAGCCGGCTCCGGCCATCGGGACTGAGCGCACGGTGTCCGCCGAGCGCGGCGATGGTCTCCCGGTGGGCATCGGGAAGCCCGCCCTGCGTGCCCTCGAGGGCGCAGATATACGAACTCTGGCGGATGTCGCAGGGCGACCCCGTGATGAAATCGCCGCCCTTCACGGCGTCGGCCCGGCTGCGCTCCGGGAACTCGATTCCGCTCTCGCCGAGGCGGGGCTGCGCTTCCTGCGCTGATGCGTGCCTCGCAGCGGATGAATCTGGCTCAACCCCAGGTTGAGGGCTTCGAGTTCGAATGTCGGAGGTCGGTGTCATGATTCATACATGCGTTCGAACCCGCGGCTCACTCTCCTCAGTGACGAGGACCGGGTTGAGCTGACCGGCATCCTTGCGGAGGTGGAGGAGGCGCAGGCGGTGTTGGCGGCGGCGGAAGCCAAACAGGCCCGCGTACTGGCGGCGGCGGGGGCGTTCGCGGCGCGGCTGGCTGAGGGGTCGACCGTGGTGGTGCGTGACAGGGATATGGCGTTGCGGGGTGTGGCGGCGGAGATCGCCGCCGCGGTCCGACTCTCGGACCGATCCGTGCAACGGCAGATCGACAGTGCGTTCGCGCTGGTGAAGGATTACGCCGCGACGGTGCACTGCTGGGAGAAGGGGCTGATCACCCGCGCGCATGTCGCGGTGGTCGAAGACATCGGGCGACGCCTGCCGATCGAGCTGAAGGGCGAGTTCGACCAACTCGCCGCCGAGATCTGCCTGGACGAGACCCCCGGGCGGGCTCGTGCGGATTTGGAGATCATCGCCGAGCGCATGCACCCCAGGTCGCTCACCGAACGGCATGGGGAGGCGTTTCGTGAGCGGAAGATCGTCCGGTACTCGATCGGGGAGGGGATGTCGGAGTTGCGTTCTGTGCATTCCACGGTGCTGATCGAGGGGATCTTCCAGCGGGTCACCGATCAGGCGAATGAGGTCATCGCCGCCCGGGAACCGGGATCGGATGACACCCGGTCTCTGGACGAGGTCCGTGCGGACCTGTTCGCCGACATGCTCCTCACCTCCACTCCGAACGTGGACCCCACCGGTCACGGTGATGAGCCGGGAGGGCTCGGGGCGATCACGGCGAAGGTGCAGGTCGTGATCCCCGTCATGGCTCTGATGGGGCAGAGCGATGTCCCGTGCGATCTCGCTGGGGTGGGACCGATCGACGCGAAGACCGCCCGGCTGCTCGCAGGCAACAGCGACGGAACGTGGGAACGGCTCCTCACCCACCCCATCACCGGGTTGACGATGGCGGTGGACACCTACCAGCGCACCAAACCGATGGACCGGTTCCTCAAAGGCAGGGACAAACACTGCCGGTGGCCCGGATGCCGCATGCCCGCCCGCAAATGCGAAGTCGACCACAACCATGACGCCGCCCTCGGTGGGAAAACCGAGATCTGCAATCTTTGCTGCCTGTGTCAGAGGCACCACAGCATGAAACAGTTCACCGCCTGGAAAGTCCGACAACTCCCCGGCGGGATCCTGGAGTGGACCTCCCCGACAGGGCGGATCTACATCGACAACCCACCCGGCCACGGGGTGCACTTCACCCCGGAAGAGGATCTCCCGGATGACCTGTGGGCGAAGTGGACCAACCCTGGCCTGGAGTTCCGGATCACCGACGAACCCGCCGACAACCCCCACGAACCCGCACCCTTCTGAGCATCGCGGGCCGCCAGGTGGTCGCGTGCGCCGCCATTTCTCCGCTCGAGCCGCGGAGTGACAGCCTGGAACGACCCTGCTACCGTCGAGGCGTGGGAACGATACACATGGCGCCCGTGATGGCGCTCACCGCTCTGGTCCGCGACCGCCGCGCCTGACGGCGCGACCGCTTCCTCGCACCGCGCCGTCTCCTCCGAGTCCTTCTGCACTCGGACGGGCGCTCTTCGGCGTACTCCGCCCCTTCACGTCCCGCACCGGGTGCTCCCCTCTCCATCGGAGTACGCCCATGCCTCGTTCCTTGCACGGCGGCCGACACGAACTCGGCCAGAACTTCCTCATCCACACTCCTTCCCTCGACCGTATCGACACCCTCGTCCGCGGCACGCTCGGCTCGATCCTCGAGATCGGCGCCGGCGACGGCGCTCTGACGCGTCGCCTCGCAGCGACGGGGCGTCCGCTGACCGCCATCGACATCGACGAGCACCGCACGCGTCGCCTCGCCCGGTTCCTGCCCGGTGTCACGGTTCGACAGGCGGACGCCCTGCGTCATCCGGTTCGAGATCCCGTGATCGTCGGCAACGTCCCGTTCCACCTCACCACCCCGATCCTGCGTCGCTTGCTCGGCGAGCCGCGATGGACGGACGCAGTGCTCGTGACGCAGTGGGAGGTGGCACGAAAACGAGCGGGCGTCGGCGGGCAGACGATGATGACCGCGCAGAGTGGCCCCTGGTTCACTTTCGCACTCCATGGCAGGATCCCGCGGTCGGGTTTCACCCCTGCGCCGAGCGTCGACGGCGGGATCCTCACGATCACACGCCGCAGCGACCCCATGCTCCCCGCCCGGGCGCGCCGCAGCTACGAGCGGTTCGTGGCGGCGGTGTTCTCCGGGAGGGGCCGCAGCCTCGACCAGATCGTCGCGGGCGCCGCGCGGATCGACCGCAGGATCGCGCGGCTCGCCCTCGCTCACGCGGGCGTGGAGCCGCGGGCGCTCCCGCGCGATCTGACGGCGTCTCAGTGGGCGGCGCTGTGGACGGCGCTGCCGCGAAGCGGGAGAGGGGCGGACTGACAGGCCCTGGCTACGATCGGGACTCTCGCGTAGAAAAGGGTCGGTCAGAGGAGGACACACGTGATCGACCGGGATGGGCTGGCGGAGTTCCTCCGTCGACGACGCGAATCGCTGCAACCCGAAGACGTCGGACTGACGCGCGGACCGCGCCGGCGCACGGACGGCCTGCGGCGGGAGGAGGTCGCCGCGCTCTGTCACATGTCGACGGATTACTACGCGCGCCTCGAGCGGGCGACCGGTCCGCACCCGTCGGAACAGATGATCGCCGCGATCGCGCAGGGGCTCCACCTCACTCTCGATGAGCGCGATCACCTCTTCCGGCTCGCCGGTCATCAGCCGCCGCTGCGCGACACGACGAGCGAGCACATCAGCCCGGGGCTCCTCCGGATCCTCGATCGCCTGTCCGATACCCCGGCGGAGATCGTCACAGAGCTCGGCGAGACCCTGCGTCAGACGCCCCTCGGAGTCGCCGTGCTCGGCGACGCCTCGCAACGCACGGGCCCCGCGCGGAGCCTCGGCTACCGGTGGTTCACCGAGCCGGCCGCGCGGGCCGCCTACTCCCCCGACGAGCAGCGCCAACTGTCGCGGGTGTACGCCTCCGGTCTGCGTGAACTGGTCGCTCGGCGGGGCTCGCAGTCACGCGCCGCGGCGATGGTCGCGCTGCTGCAGGACAATCCCCTCTTCCGAGAGGTGTGGGACACGCACGAGGTCGGCGCCCGACCGACCGAAGCCAAACGCTTCCACCACCCGTCGGTGGGGCACCTCGAGCTGACATGCCAGACGCTCCTGGACCCGGATCAGTCCCACCGGCTGCTCGTCTACACAGCCGAGCCCGGCACCGAATCGCACGAGAAGCTGCAGCTGCTCGCGGTCCTCGGCAGCGAAGCGTTCGCCACCTGACGCAGCCCGACGCAGAGGGGTGGACCGCTCAGCAGTGGATCGTCGGGTCCTGGATGTCACGGCGCGACCGACCGAGCATGGATTCACCGCCCCGACCGGGGCCACGTGAACGAAGGACGACTCACCATGACTCGCACCGCAGGCATCTCGATCCCCGACCTCACCGGAAAGCTCGCCATCGTCACCGGCGCGAGCGACGGCATCGGCGTGATCATCGCCCGCCGCCTCGCCGCGGCCAGCGCCGAGGTCATCATGCCGGTTCGTTCGGCCGCGAAGGGAGACGCCGCGATCAGCCGCATCCGCTCGGCCGTCCCCGGGGCGACCGTGAGCACCCGCACACTCGACCTCTCGTCGCTGGCGTCGATCTCGGCGCTCGCCGCACAGCTGAGCGAGGAGGGCCGCCCGGTCGACATCCTCATCAACAACGCCGGCGTCATGCGGCCGCCGACCCGGCAGGTCACCGCCGACGGCTTCGAGCTGCAGTGGGGGACGAACCACCTCGGCCACTTCGCCCTGACCCTCGGACTCCTCCCGCTTCTGCGTGCGGGGGGCGCGCGCGTCACCCACCAGACGAGCATCGCCGCGCGAAACGGCGAGATCGCGTGGAACGACCTCAACTCCGAGCAGGACTACGACGCGATGCGCGCGTATGTCGCCTCGAAGATCGCCGTCGGCCTCTTCGCCCGCGAGCTGGACGCACGCAGCCGAGCCGGCGGCTGGGGAATCAGCAGCAATCTCTCGCACCCTGGGGTGTCGCCCACCAATCTGCTCGCCGCCCAACCCGGTATGGGTCGGGCACGAGTGACGCCCGAACGACGTGTGATCGGGATGCTCGCTCGCGTCGGTGTGACGGGAACTCCCGAGACAGCCGCACAGCCGGCCCTCATGGCGGCGACGGCGAACCACGCCCGCGGCGACGAATTCTTCGGGCCGAAGCGACTGATCGGCGGTGGCCCGGCGAGGATCGAGCTGTGGCAGCCGCTGCAGAGCATGGATGACGCCCGCCGCCTGTGGGCGGCGTCGGAGGAACTCGTCGGCATTCACGTCCCACGCTGAGACCCGAGCGAGATCGCTCAGCGGGCGAGCAGCTCCTCGCGAACCGCGCGGCGCAGCACCTTGCCGATCTGAGACCGAGGCAGGTCCTCGACGTCGACGATGCGCTTGGGCACCTTGTACGCGGTGACGTGCGACCGGCAGAAGTCTCGCAGAGATCCGGCGTCGAAGACCGCGCCGTCCTTCAGTACGACAGCGGCGACCACGTCTTCGCCGCCGGCGGCGCGCGGCATGCCGACGACGGCGGCGCCCACGACATCCGGATGCATCATCAGCACCCCCTCGATCTCACTCGGGCTCACGTTGAAACCGCCCGTGATGATGAGCTCCTTGACCCGGTCGATGACGGTGACGAAGCCGTCGGGTGAGACGGTGACGATGTCGCCCGTGCGAAGCCACCCGTCCTCGAGCAGCACCGCCGCGGTCTCGTCTGGCCGGTGCCAGTATCCCTGGAAGACCTGCGGCCCGCGCACCAGCAGCTCACCCGCCTGGCCGATCGGGCGATCGACGGTGGGATCGTCCGGGTCGACCACGCGGATCTCGGTGCTGGGGAAGGGCACCCCGACTGTGCCCGGGCGACGCGAGGGTCCGATCGGGTTTCCGAGGGCGACCGGCGAGGTCTCGGTCATGCCGTAACCCTCGACGAGAAGGCCTCCCGTCGCCTCCTCCCATCGCGTCACCGTCGGTACCGGAAGGCTCATCGCCCCCGAGATGGCGAAGCGGATGCTGGTGAGATCGACGTTCTTGCGCGAGGTGGCCCGCGCGAGGGCGTCGTAGATCGGCGGTACCCCGGGAAGGAAGGTGGGCGGCGAGGTCTTGGCCGCGGCGACGACGAGGCCGACGTCGAACTTCGGGAACAGCACGATACGCGCACCGATCGAGATCGCGAAGGTGAGGCAGAGGGTGAGTCCGTACGCGTGGAACATCGGCAGCACGGCGTAGAAGGTCTCGGCTCCCTCGGCGAGACCCGGCACCCAGGCACGCCCCTGGGCGGCGTTGGAGCGGAGGTTCCGGTGCGAGAGGATGGCCGCCTTCGGGGTGCCGGTGGTCCCGCTCGTCAGCTGCAGCAGCGCGATGTCATCCAGCGAGGGGCGCGGGTACGACTTCGACAGCCGACGGGCCTTCACCAGCTGCGACCACGACAGGATGCCCTTCGCCTTCGGCGTCGAGGTCATCGCGTCCCGCGACGCGCGCGCCGCCCGCACCGGAAGGCGGAGCGCGAGGCGCTTGCCGAACGGCAGGGCGTCGGGCATGCGCACCGCCACGATCGCCGCCGGCGCGATGTCGCGCGGGAAGTCTGCGACGACATCGGCGACCTTGTCCCACACGATCGCAACGACTGCCTCGTGCACTTCGAACTGGTGACGGAGCTCCCGGGCCGTGTAGAGGGGGTTGTGCTCGACCACGATGGCACCGACACGGAGGGCGGCGTAGAAAGCCACGACGTGCTGCGGGCAGTTGGGAAGCACGAGCGCGACCCGGTCGCCCGCGCGAACGCCGAGCTTGCGGAGGGCGTTCGCCGCCCGCGAGACCTGCTCACCCAGTTCGTCGTACCGGGTCTCGGCTCCGAAGAATTCCAGCGCCACCTTCTTCCCGTACCGCGACACCGCTCCGTCGAGGAGGTCGACGAGCGTCTCGGCGACCGGTTCGATCTCGGCCGGCACGCCCTCGGCGTAGGCGCCAAGCCAGGGACGGTCGTCGAGGACGGAGTGGTTCGGCGTGGGATTCGCGCTCATCTCAGCGTCTCCTTCATCGGGTCTTACGCCAGCGTAGGCGCGACGCGGGCGCGCGATGGGATGATCGGCGCGTGGGGAAGCGACCCGACCTCGAGACGCTCGTGCTCATGCGGCAGGTGCGAGACCGCATGGACCGCGAATACCCACAGCCACTCGATCTCGCCTCCCTCGCGCGAGGCGTGCACATGTCTGCAGGGCATCTCAGCCGCCAATTCCTGCTCGCCTACGGCGAGACGCCCTACGCCTACCTGATGACGCGGCGCATCGAACGGGCGATGACCCTCCTGCGCCGCGGCGATCTCACGGTGACCGAGGTCTGCTTCGAGGTGGGATGCCAGTCGCTCGGCACCTTCAGCACCCGCTTCACCGAGCTCGTCGGAGTTCCTCCGAGCGTCTACCGCGAGCGCGGTGCGCCCTTCCGGCCCGGGATGCTGCCGTGCATCGCCCGGCAGGTGACCAGACCGATCAGGATTCGAGAAGCGCGCCACCCACGCGCGCTCTAGCGTGAAGCCATGGACATCACGATTGACTCGAGCTTCCTGCCGCACACCGACCCCGAGGCATCCCTGATCTTCTATCGCGATGTGCTCGGCTT is part of the Microbacterium sp. ET2 genome and harbors:
- a CDS encoding MFS transporter; the encoded protein is MSTQTTDVAAYTPGPRTVRAFYQVLVNTAVANVTSSYLWWALTFWAYLETGSVLATSIIGGSYMLLVALLGVVFGVLVDRMKKKAVMLLSSTVTLVTYLLAGALYLSFPESVLVDWGGPWFWLFAGVILIGGVVENLRNIALSTTVTLLIPADRRDRANGLVGAVHGIAFMVTSVFSGLSVGLLGMGWTVVIAVAATAVALTHLLFVPIPERGVVHVEGVVPQRGFRGVIPAVIVVPGLLALILFTTFNNLVGGVFMALMDPYGLELFSVEVWGVILGITSFGFIIGGGIVAKFGLGKNPVRTLLLINVAIAILGMTFAIREWWWLYALGLLIFMCLMPIAEASEQTIIQRVVPFETQGRVFGFAASVESAAAPVSAFIVGPLAQFWLIPYMNSEAGQSSLGWLLGPGEARGIALVFVAASAILLVVVLLAFASAPYRRLSRAYATAPPSLSTGPDGEAETESSGAVGEAGEDLRSAVR
- a CDS encoding DUF899 domain-containing protein; the protein is MSTTTSALPPVVTEDEWRSELAALRVREKAATRELDAIAAQRRRLPMVKLPDYVLDGPAGAVRLVDIFAGRSQLITYHHMWDPGAEWQCGGCTSFTSQFTRLGFLDHYDAQFVVVTQGAIDEALAYREKVGNRMDWYSTANSPFGADMDAPAGGGFAVNVFLRDGDTVYRTWHTNGRGTEQLSHTFALVDLLPWGRQEEWQDSPEGWPQEPTYSRWVDPGEIAARYGAGSGHRD
- a CDS encoding HNH endonuclease, which encodes MRSNPRLTLLSDEDRVELTGILAEVEEAQAVLAAAEAKQARVLAAAGAFAARLAEGSTVVVRDRDMALRGVAAEIAAAVRLSDRSVQRQIDSAFALVKDYAATVHCWEKGLITRAHVAVVEDIGRRLPIELKGEFDQLAAEICLDETPGRARADLEIIAERMHPRSLTERHGEAFRERKIVRYSIGEGMSELRSVHSTVLIEGIFQRVTDQANEVIAAREPGSDDTRSLDEVRADLFADMLLTSTPNVDPTGHGDEPGGLGAITAKVQVVIPVMALMGQSDVPCDLAGVGPIDAKTARLLAGNSDGTWERLLTHPITGLTMAVDTYQRTKPMDRFLKGRDKHCRWPGCRMPARKCEVDHNHDAALGGKTEICNLCCLCQRHHSMKQFTAWKVRQLPGGILEWTSPTGRIYIDNPPGHGVHFTPEEDLPDDLWAKWTNPGLEFRITDEPADNPHEPAPF
- the erm gene encoding 23S ribosomal RNA methyltransferase Erm is translated as MPRSLHGGRHELGQNFLIHTPSLDRIDTLVRGTLGSILEIGAGDGALTRRLAATGRPLTAIDIDEHRTRRLARFLPGVTVRQADALRHPVRDPVIVGNVPFHLTTPILRRLLGEPRWTDAVLVTQWEVARKRAGVGGQTMMTAQSGPWFTFALHGRIPRSGFTPAPSVDGGILTITRRSDPMLPARARRSYERFVAAVFSGRGRSLDQIVAGAARIDRRIARLALAHAGVEPRALPRDLTASQWAALWTALPRSGRGAD
- a CDS encoding helix-turn-helix transcriptional regulator, with translation MIDRDGLAEFLRRRRESLQPEDVGLTRGPRRRTDGLRREEVAALCHMSTDYYARLERATGPHPSEQMIAAIAQGLHLTLDERDHLFRLAGHQPPLRDTTSEHISPGLLRILDRLSDTPAEIVTELGETLRQTPLGVAVLGDASQRTGPARSLGYRWFTEPAARAAYSPDEQRQLSRVYASGLRELVARRGSQSRAAAMVALLQDNPLFREVWDTHEVGARPTEAKRFHHPSVGHLELTCQTLLDPDQSHRLLVYTAEPGTESHEKLQLLAVLGSEAFAT
- a CDS encoding SDR family oxidoreductase, which encodes MTRTAGISIPDLTGKLAIVTGASDGIGVIIARRLAAASAEVIMPVRSAAKGDAAISRIRSAVPGATVSTRTLDLSSLASISALAAQLSEEGRPVDILINNAGVMRPPTRQVTADGFELQWGTNHLGHFALTLGLLPLLRAGGARVTHQTSIAARNGEIAWNDLNSEQDYDAMRAYVASKIAVGLFARELDARSRAGGWGISSNLSHPGVSPTNLLAAQPGMGRARVTPERRVIGMLARVGVTGTPETAAQPALMAATANHARGDEFFGPKRLIGGGPARIELWQPLQSMDDARRLWAASEELVGIHVPR
- a CDS encoding long-chain-fatty-acid--CoA ligase, encoding MSANPTPNHSVLDDRPWLGAYAEGVPAEIEPVAETLVDLLDGAVSRYGKKVALEFFGAETRYDELGEQVSRAANALRKLGVRAGDRVALVLPNCPQHVVAFYAALRVGAIVVEHNPLYTARELRHQFEVHEAVVAIVWDKVADVVADFPRDIAPAAIVAVRMPDALPFGKRLALRLPVRAARASRDAMTSTPKAKGILSWSQLVKARRLSKSYPRPSLDDIALLQLTSGTTGTPKAAILSHRNLRSNAAQGRAWVPGLAEGAETFYAVLPMFHAYGLTLCLTFAISIGARIVLFPKFDVGLVVAAAKTSPPTFLPGVPPIYDALARATSRKNVDLTSIRFAISGAMSLPVPTVTRWEEATGGLLVEGYGMTETSPVALGNPIGPSRRPGTVGVPFPSTEIRVVDPDDPTVDRPIGQAGELLVRGPQVFQGYWHRPDETAAVLLEDGWLRTGDIVTVSPDGFVTVIDRVKELIITGGFNVSPSEIEGVLMMHPDVVGAAVVGMPRAAGGEDVVAAVVLKDGAVFDAGSLRDFCRSHVTAYKVPKRIVDVEDLPRSQIGKVLRRAVREELLAR
- a CDS encoding helix-turn-helix transcriptional regulator, which encodes MRQVRDRMDREYPQPLDLASLARGVHMSAGHLSRQFLLAYGETPYAYLMTRRIERAMTLLRRGDLTVTEVCFEVGCQSLGTFSTRFTELVGVPPSVYRERGAPFRPGMLPCIARQVTRPIRIREARHPRAL